In the Kineosporiaceae bacterium genome, one interval contains:
- a CDS encoding alpha-1,4-glucan--maltose-1-phosphate maltosyltransferase — translation MTQSERNSARDTAVADSEVPPIGPTAEASDGHTSGLPAPRPTPPADPRLGPDAPRVGRIPVLSVGPVVDGGRWPAKAVVGEQVPFTATVFREGHDAVAATAVLIDPDGAEYARARLHSLGPGLDRFGTDLSPDREGAWSFRIEGWSDVYGTWEHDATIKIEAGVDVDLMLEEGARVLERAQGHAAVTGAHPQDLQVLTDAVHALRDGSRPAQARLAAGTAPAVHDVLARYPLRDMVSPSATYPLTVQRQRALFSAWYELFPRSEGAHQVTQDDGSQRWVSGTFRQAAERLPAVAEMGFDIVYLPPIHPVGRVNRKGPNNTLTPGPDDPGSPWAIGAEEGGHDTVHPDLGTIDDFDHFVARARELGLEVAIDLALQCAPDHPWAREHPQWFTTRADGTIAYAENPPKKYQDIYPMNFDNDPAGLYAEVLRVCEHWIAHGVTVFRVDNPHTKPVEFWEWLIGRVNAAHPEVLFLAEAFTRPAMMHTLGKVGFHQSYTYFTWRTGKGEITDYLTELSGEAANYMRPNFWPNTPDILHEFLQYGGPAAFKLRAVLAATASPCWGMYSGYELCEHVAVRHGSEEYLDSEKYQYRPRDWASFGPGGIHEQRSIAPYIARLNHIRKAHPALHSLRNIAFHRVEDDSIICYSRRLDAAQSPTGTEDTLLVLINLDPHGTRETMVHLDMPALGMSWHDEFTVQDLLTDDTFRWSEHNYVRLDPHHQPAHILYVRRVP, via the coding sequence ATGACACAGTCCGAGCGGAACAGTGCCCGCGACACAGCGGTTGCAGACAGTGAGGTACCCCCCATCGGCCCAACGGCCGAGGCCTCGGACGGTCACACCTCGGGCCTGCCGGCCCCCCGGCCCACACCTCCGGCAGATCCCCGGCTCGGCCCGGACGCCCCGCGCGTCGGACGCATCCCGGTGCTCAGCGTCGGCCCGGTGGTCGACGGCGGACGCTGGCCCGCCAAGGCCGTGGTCGGCGAGCAGGTGCCGTTCACCGCGACGGTGTTCCGCGAGGGCCACGACGCGGTGGCCGCGACCGCCGTCCTGATCGACCCGGACGGCGCCGAGTACGCCCGCGCCCGACTGCACTCCCTCGGCCCCGGCCTCGACCGGTTCGGCACCGACCTGAGCCCCGACCGCGAGGGCGCCTGGAGCTTCCGGATCGAGGGCTGGAGCGATGTCTACGGCACCTGGGAGCACGACGCCACGATCAAGATCGAGGCCGGCGTCGATGTCGACCTCATGCTCGAAGAGGGTGCCCGGGTGCTCGAGCGAGCCCAGGGTCACGCCGCGGTGACCGGCGCCCACCCTCAGGACCTGCAGGTGCTCACCGACGCCGTCCACGCCCTGCGCGACGGTTCGCGCCCGGCCCAGGCGCGCCTGGCGGCCGGCACCGCCCCGGCCGTGCACGACGTCCTGGCTCGCTACCCGCTGCGCGACATGGTCAGCCCGTCGGCCACCTACCCGCTCACGGTGCAGCGACAGCGCGCCCTGTTCAGCGCCTGGTACGAGCTGTTCCCCCGCTCCGAGGGCGCTCACCAGGTCACCCAGGACGACGGGTCGCAACGGTGGGTGTCCGGCACCTTCCGCCAGGCCGCCGAGCGGTTGCCCGCCGTCGCCGAGATGGGCTTCGACATCGTCTATCTGCCCCCGATCCACCCGGTGGGCCGGGTCAACCGCAAGGGGCCGAACAACACCCTCACCCCCGGCCCGGACGACCCCGGCTCGCCGTGGGCGATCGGCGCCGAGGAGGGCGGGCACGACACCGTGCACCCCGACCTGGGCACCATCGACGACTTCGACCACTTCGTGGCCCGCGCCCGCGAACTGGGTCTCGAGGTCGCCATCGACCTGGCGCTGCAGTGCGCCCCCGACCACCCCTGGGCACGCGAGCACCCGCAGTGGTTCACCACCCGCGCCGACGGCACCATCGCCTACGCCGAGAACCCGCCCAAGAAGTACCAGGACATCTACCCGATGAACTTCGACAACGACCCGGCCGGGTTGTACGCCGAGGTGCTGCGGGTGTGCGAGCACTGGATCGCCCACGGCGTGACGGTGTTCCGGGTCGACAACCCGCACACCAAGCCGGTCGAGTTCTGGGAGTGGCTGATCGGGCGGGTCAACGCCGCCCACCCGGAGGTGCTGTTCCTGGCCGAGGCGTTCACCCGCCCGGCGATGATGCACACCCTGGGCAAGGTCGGCTTCCACCAGTCGTACACCTACTTCACCTGGCGCACCGGCAAGGGCGAGATCACCGACTACCTCACCGAGCTGTCGGGTGAGGCCGCCAACTACATGCGGCCCAACTTCTGGCCCAACACCCCCGACATCCTGCACGAGTTCCTGCAGTACGGCGGGCCCGCGGCGTTCAAGCTGCGCGCCGTCCTGGCCGCCACGGCCTCACCGTGCTGGGGGATGTACTCCGGCTACGAGCTGTGCGAGCACGTCGCCGTCCGGCACGGCAGCGAGGAGTACCTGGACAGCGAGAAGTACCAGTACCGCCCTCGCGACTGGGCCTCCTTCGGTCCCGGCGGCATCCACGAGCAGCGCTCGATCGCGCCGTACATCGCCCGGCTGAACCACATCCGCAAGGCCCACCCGGCGCTGCACTCGTTGCGCAACATCGCCTTCCACCGGGTCGAGGACGACTCGATCATCTGCTACTCGCGCCGTCTGGACGCCGCGCAGTCGCCCACCGGCACCGAGGACACCCTGCTCGTGCTGATCAACCTCGACCCGCACGGCACCCGCGAGACGATGGTCCACCTCGACATGCCGGCGCTGGGAATGTCCTGGCACGACGAGTTCACGGTGCAGGATCTGCTGACCGATGACACATTCCGGTGGAGCGAGCACAACTATGTGAGGCTCGACCCCCACCACCAGCCCGCTCACATCCTGTACGTGCGGAGGGTGCCATGA
- the glgP gene encoding alpha-glucan family phosphorylase has translation MRAIRRFTVRTVLPEPIAALGDLASNLRWSWHPPTQDLFASLDPARWESTRHDPVAMLGALSPEELDVLAGDPVFVERVRAASADLEAYLTEPRWYQGLEAAVRDEGTGSVPRAIAYFSPEFGIAAVLPQYSGGLGILAGDHLKSASDLAAPIVGVGLLYQHGYFKQSLSREGWQQESYPVLDPNELPIALLRESDGTPCLVEIGLPGGRVLSAHIWKAQVGRVPLLLLDSNVEANDDAARVITDRLYGGGGEHRLQQEMLLGIGGVRALRIFSRVTGSPAPEVYHTNEGHAGFLGLERIRELVGEGLSFDAALEQVRAGTVFTTHTPVPAGIDRFSREQIGIFFGGDNAVPGVPVERIMALGAEDYAGGDPAIFNMAVMGLRLAQRANGVSQLHGVVSREMFDGLWPGFDPAEVPITSITNGVHAPTWVDRRVIELAEKYIGASLTDDVQGFEGVDQIPDEELWSARRAMRAGLVDDARRRVRASWLKRGASPAELGWVDGVLDPDVLTLGFARRVPTYKRLTLMLRDPDRLTRLLLHPTRPMQLVIAGKSHPADDQGKRLIQQVVKFADDPAVRHRIVFLPNYDIAMASTLYPGCDVWLNNPLRPFEACGTSGMKSALNGGLNLSILDGWWDEWFDGENGWAIPTADGIEDPEHRDDLEAAALYDLIENSVAQRFYDRDERGLPLRWLEMVRHTLSSLGPKVVASRMVADYVNQLYVPAAKAAAATTPQVAAVQAQAKARLRAAWSGVRVEHVESVGVSDSPQVGDEVSVRAFITLGELTPGDVAVELVYGKVTPEDSLIDVQTESLRHVEVYETGRHCFEGSVRLRRTGPFGYTVRVLPAGSGLASPAELGLVTNA, from the coding sequence GTGAGAGCCATCCGCCGCTTCACCGTCCGCACCGTTCTGCCGGAGCCGATCGCCGCTCTGGGCGACCTCGCGAGCAACCTGCGTTGGTCGTGGCACCCGCCGACACAGGACCTGTTCGCCTCGCTCGACCCCGCCCGGTGGGAGTCGACGCGTCACGACCCGGTGGCCATGCTCGGGGCGCTCTCGCCCGAGGAACTCGACGTCCTCGCCGGCGATCCGGTGTTCGTCGAACGGGTGCGCGCGGCGTCCGCCGATCTCGAGGCCTACCTCACCGAACCCCGCTGGTACCAAGGGCTCGAGGCCGCCGTCCGGGACGAGGGCACGGGCAGCGTGCCGCGGGCGATCGCCTACTTCTCACCCGAGTTCGGCATCGCGGCCGTGCTGCCGCAGTACTCCGGTGGGCTCGGAATCCTCGCCGGTGACCACCTGAAGTCGGCCAGCGACCTGGCCGCGCCGATCGTGGGGGTCGGCCTGCTCTACCAGCACGGGTACTTCAAACAGTCGCTCTCGCGGGAGGGTTGGCAGCAGGAGTCCTACCCGGTGCTCGACCCCAACGAGCTGCCGATCGCCCTGCTGCGCGAGTCCGACGGCACGCCGTGTCTGGTCGAGATCGGCCTACCCGGTGGGCGGGTGCTGTCGGCGCACATCTGGAAGGCGCAGGTCGGCCGGGTGCCGCTGCTGCTGCTCGACTCGAACGTCGAGGCCAACGACGACGCCGCCCGGGTGATCACCGACCGGTTGTACGGCGGGGGCGGTGAGCACCGGCTGCAGCAGGAGATGCTGCTCGGCATCGGCGGCGTCCGGGCACTGCGGATCTTCTCGCGGGTGACCGGTTCACCGGCGCCGGAGGTCTACCACACCAACGAGGGCCACGCCGGATTCCTCGGCCTGGAGCGGATCCGCGAACTGGTCGGCGAAGGGCTCAGCTTCGACGCGGCGCTCGAGCAGGTGCGCGCGGGCACGGTGTTCACCACGCACACGCCGGTGCCCGCCGGCATCGACCGGTTCAGCCGCGAGCAGATCGGCATCTTCTTCGGCGGCGACAACGCCGTGCCGGGGGTGCCGGTCGAGCGGATCATGGCCTTGGGCGCCGAGGACTACGCCGGCGGTGACCCGGCGATCTTCAACATGGCGGTCATGGGGTTGCGCCTGGCTCAGCGGGCCAACGGCGTCTCCCAGCTGCACGGCGTGGTCAGCCGAGAGATGTTCGACGGGTTGTGGCCGGGCTTCGACCCCGCGGAGGTGCCGATCACCTCGATCACCAACGGCGTGCACGCCCCGACCTGGGTCGACCGACGCGTCATCGAGTTGGCCGAGAAGTACATCGGGGCCTCGCTGACGGACGACGTCCAGGGCTTCGAGGGCGTCGATCAGATTCCCGACGAGGAGCTCTGGTCGGCGCGCCGCGCGATGCGCGCCGGTCTGGTGGACGACGCCCGCCGACGGGTGCGTGCCTCCTGGCTCAAGCGGGGCGCGAGTCCGGCGGAGCTGGGCTGGGTGGACGGCGTCCTCGACCCGGACGTGCTGACCCTCGGCTTCGCCCGGCGGGTGCCGACCTACAAGCGGCTCACCCTGATGCTGCGCGACCCGGATCGGTTGACCCGGTTGTTGCTGCACCCGACCCGTCCGATGCAGCTGGTCATCGCCGGCAAGTCCCACCCGGCCGACGACCAGGGCAAGCGGCTGATCCAGCAGGTGGTCAAGTTCGCCGACGACCCGGCGGTGCGCCACCGGATCGTGTTCCTGCCGAACTACGACATCGCCATGGCGTCCACCCTGTACCCGGGCTGCGACGTGTGGTTGAACAACCCGTTGCGTCCGTTCGAGGCGTGTGGCACGTCGGGCATGAAGTCGGCGCTCAACGGCGGCTTGAACCTGTCGATCCTGGACGGCTGGTGGGACGAGTGGTTCGACGGCGAGAACGGCTGGGCGATCCCGACCGCCGACGGCATCGAGGACCCCGAGCACCGCGATGACCTCGAGGCGGCAGCCCTGTACGACCTGATCGAGAACTCGGTCGCGCAGCGGTTCTACGACCGTGACGAACGGGGACTGCCGCTGCGCTGGCTCGAGATGGTGCGCCACACCCTGAGCTCGCTCGGGCCGAAGGTGGTCGCCTCGCGGATGGTGGCCGACTACGTCAACCAGCTCTACGTCCCGGCGGCCAAGGCGGCCGCGGCGACGACGCCCCAGGTGGCGGCGGTGCAGGCGCAGGCCAAGGCTCGTCTGCGCGCCGCGTGGAGCGGCGTCCGGGTCGAGCATGTCGAATCCGTGGGGGTCAGCGACTCGCCACAGGTCGGTGACGAGGTCTCGGTGCGGGCGTTCATCACCCTGGGGGAGCTCACCCCGGGCGATGTCGCCGTCGAGCTGGTGTACGGCAAGGTCACTCCCGAGGACTCGCTGATCGACGTCCAGACCGAGTCGTTGCGGCACGTGGAGGTCTACGAGACCGGCCGGCACTGCTTCGAGGGTTCGGTGCGGCTGCGGCGGACCGGTCCGTTCGGGTACACGGTGCGGGTGCTCCCGGCCGGCTCGGGCCTGGCCTCGCCGGCCGAGTTGGGTCTGGTCACCAACGCCTGA
- a CDS encoding enoyl-CoA hydratase/isomerase family protein, whose amino-acid sequence MGQFVRLEVDGGIGTIRLDRPKMNALDAAMQEEIRSAAIEAAERSDVSAVIVYGGEKVFAAGADVKEMAAMSYTEMVDRSGALQSSFSAVAAIPKPTVSAITGYALGGGCELSLCTDFRIAGESAKLGQPEILLGIIPGAGGTQRLPRLIGPAKAKDLIFSGRFVDAAEALSIGLVDAVVPDAEVYTAAVAMMKRYVGAASYALRAAKESIDRGGEVDLATGLEIERMAFSGLFATADRSIGMNSFVESGPGKAAFEGR is encoded by the coding sequence ATGGGTCAGTTCGTGCGGCTCGAGGTGGACGGCGGGATCGGCACCATCCGCTTGGACCGGCCGAAGATGAACGCCCTGGATGCCGCGATGCAGGAGGAGATCCGCTCCGCGGCGATCGAGGCGGCCGAGCGCAGCGACGTCTCGGCAGTGATCGTCTACGGCGGCGAGAAGGTGTTCGCCGCCGGGGCCGACGTCAAGGAGATGGCGGCCATGAGCTATACCGAGATGGTCGACCGCTCCGGCGCGCTGCAGTCCTCGTTCTCGGCGGTGGCGGCGATCCCGAAGCCGACCGTCTCGGCGATCACCGGGTACGCCCTGGGTGGCGGCTGCGAGCTGTCGCTGTGCACCGACTTCCGCATCGCCGGTGAGAGCGCCAAGCTCGGCCAGCCCGAGATCCTGCTCGGCATCATCCCCGGCGCCGGTGGCACGCAGCGGCTGCCCCGGCTGATCGGGCCGGCCAAGGCCAAGGACCTGATCTTCTCCGGCCGGTTCGTCGATGCCGCCGAGGCGCTCTCGATCGGCCTGGTCGACGCCGTCGTCCCGGATGCGGAGGTCTACACCGCGGCCGTGGCCATGATGAAGCGCTACGTCGGCGCGGCGTCCTATGCCCTACGGGCGGCCAAGGAGTCGATCGACCGGGGCGGCGAGGTCGACCTGGCCACCGGGCTCGAGATCGAGCGGATGGCCTTCAGCGGCCTGTTCGCCACCGCCGACCGCTCCATCGGCATGAACTCCTTCGTCGAGTCCGGGCCGGGCAAGGCCGCCTTCGAGGGCCGCTGA
- a CDS encoding electron transfer flavoprotein subunit beta/FixA family protein, translating to MKIVVCVKHVPDATGDRHFAADHTVDREGVDGLLSELDEYAVEEALTIEGATASTVTVVCMGPEGAADAIRKALQMGADAGVHILDDALAGSDALATSKVLAAAISTLEYDLVLTGMSSTDGLMGVVPAMLAQRLGLPQVTLAGKVEVDGRTVRIERDGDVATEVIEASMPALISVTDQINEPRYPSFKGIMAAKKKPVTTVSLADLGLSPADVGLSAAWTVVDAVAARPPRAAGQRITDDGDGGTRLVEYLAGAKLV from the coding sequence ATGAAGATCGTCGTGTGCGTGAAGCACGTCCCGGACGCCACCGGCGACCGCCATTTCGCCGCTGACCACACGGTGGATCGCGAGGGAGTCGACGGGCTGCTCTCCGAGCTGGACGAGTACGCAGTCGAAGAGGCCCTGACCATCGAGGGCGCCACGGCCTCGACGGTCACCGTGGTGTGCATGGGTCCCGAGGGGGCTGCGGACGCCATCCGCAAGGCCCTGCAGATGGGTGCCGACGCCGGGGTGCACATCCTGGACGACGCCCTGGCCGGTTCGGACGCCCTGGCCACGTCCAAGGTGCTCGCCGCCGCGATCTCCACCCTGGAATACGACCTGGTGCTCACCGGCATGTCCTCGACCGACGGCCTGATGGGCGTGGTGCCGGCCATGCTGGCGCAGCGCCTCGGACTGCCGCAGGTGACCCTGGCCGGCAAGGTCGAGGTCGACGGACGCACGGTGCGCATCGAGCGCGACGGTGACGTCGCCACCGAGGTGATCGAGGCCTCGATGCCCGCGCTGATCAGCGTCACCGACCAGATCAACGAACCGCGTTACCCCTCGTTCAAGGGGATCATGGCCGCCAAGAAGAAGCCGGTGACCACCGTGTCGCTGGCCGACCTCGGGCTGAGCCCGGCCGACGTGGGCCTGAGCGCCGCCTGGACCGTGGTCGACGCGGTCGCCGCCCGGCCGCCGCGCGCCGCCGGTCAGCGGATCACCGACGACGGGGACGGCGGCACCCGCCTGGTCGAGTACCTCGCCGGCGCCAAGCTCGTCTGA
- a CDS encoding electron transfer flavoprotein subunit alpha/FixB family protein gives MAQILVLVDHVDGTVRKTTTELLTLAARLGTPSAVFIGDTPDAALGVLTEFGAGTVYTVAAGALGDYLVAPKAEALAAVVAAAGEVGGVLISSTPEGKEVAARLAVTLDSGLITDAVDVQVGEGGPVTTQSVFAAGFSVTARVTHGIPIITVKPNSVEPAPVVGAEPPTVVPVEVSVSDLATSARIVERKPKAKSGRPDLTEAAIVVSGGRGTGGDFAPVEAFADAVGAAVGASRAAVDAGWYPHSNQVGQTGKQVSPQLYVACGISGAIQHRAGMQTSKTIVAVNKDPEAPIFELADFGVVGDLFAVLPQATAEVTKRKG, from the coding sequence ATGGCACAGATCCTCGTCCTGGTCGACCACGTCGACGGCACCGTCCGCAAGACCACCACCGAGTTGCTCACGCTGGCGGCCCGGCTGGGCACGCCGTCCGCCGTGTTCATCGGTGACACCCCGGACGCCGCGCTCGGCGTCCTGACCGAGTTCGGCGCCGGCACCGTCTACACGGTGGCGGCAGGCGCTCTGGGCGACTACCTGGTCGCCCCCAAGGCCGAGGCGCTGGCGGCCGTGGTCGCCGCCGCCGGCGAGGTCGGTGGGGTGCTGATCTCCTCGACGCCCGAGGGCAAGGAGGTCGCCGCGCGGCTGGCGGTCACCCTCGACTCGGGGCTGATCACCGACGCGGTCGACGTCCAGGTCGGTGAGGGCGGTCCCGTCACCACGCAGTCGGTCTTCGCCGCCGGGTTCTCGGTGACCGCCCGGGTGACCCATGGCATCCCGATCATCACCGTCAAGCCGAACAGCGTCGAGCCGGCCCCGGTCGTGGGCGCCGAACCGCCCACCGTGGTGCCGGTCGAGGTCAGCGTGTCCGATCTGGCCACGTCGGCGCGGATCGTCGAGCGCAAGCCGAAGGCCAAGTCGGGCCGTCCCGACCTGACCGAGGCGGCGATCGTGGTCTCGGGCGGGCGCGGCACGGGCGGCGACTTCGCGCCGGTCGAGGCCTTCGCCGACGCGGTGGGTGCCGCCGTCGGGGCCTCGCGCGCCGCGGTGGACGCCGGGTGGTACCCGCACTCGAACCAGGTCGGCCAGACGGGTAAGCAGGTCAGCCCGCAGTTGTACGTGGCGTGCGGCATCTCCGGGGCGATCCAGCACCGGGCCGGGATGCAGACCTCCAAGACCATCGTGGCCGTCAACAAGGACCCCGAGGCCCCCATCTTCGAGCTGGCCGACTTCGGCGTGGTGGGCGACCTGTTCGCCGTCCTGCCGCAGGCCACGGCCGAGGTGACCAAGCGCAAGGGCTGA
- a CDS encoding cysteine desulfurase: protein MSVYLDHAATTPMRPQAVAAMCEVMARVGNASSLHTSGRRMRRVVEEAREQLAAVLGAGPSEVIFTGGGTEADNLAVKGLFWSRRAADPRRTRVIASAVEHHAVLDPVEWLAEREGADVVWLAVDEFGRVDPEAVRAAILDGDHGPDGVALVSVMWANNEVGTVQPIAEIAAVAREYGVPVHTDAVQAVGSLPVSFAASGVDAMTVSGHKLGGPVGVGALLARRGLQLTPVLHGGGQERQIRSGTLDAAAITGMATAARLSAESLADGEALRLARLRDGLVEAVLAEVPDAVLRGAPIEPTAEGGYGRLPGNAHFTFAGCEGDSLLYLLDARGVECSTGSACQAGVPQPSHVLLAMGVPSVQSRGALRFTLGWNSTEDDVAALVGAIGPAVARARRAGLTGVVGNGATGASGASGANGATALNGAQGAPGVPGASGASTVHEAS from the coding sequence GTGAGTGTCTACCTCGACCACGCCGCGACCACGCCCATGCGGCCGCAGGCCGTGGCGGCGATGTGCGAGGTGATGGCACGGGTCGGCAACGCCTCGTCGTTGCACACCTCGGGTCGGCGGATGCGCCGGGTCGTGGAGGAGGCTCGCGAGCAGCTGGCGGCCGTCCTCGGGGCAGGTCCCAGCGAAGTGATCTTCACCGGTGGCGGTACCGAGGCCGACAACCTCGCGGTCAAGGGGTTGTTCTGGTCGCGGCGTGCCGCCGATCCTCGACGCACCCGGGTGATCGCCTCGGCCGTCGAGCATCACGCGGTGCTCGACCCGGTCGAGTGGTTGGCCGAGCGCGAAGGCGCCGACGTGGTCTGGCTCGCGGTGGATGAGTTCGGTCGCGTCGATCCCGAGGCCGTGCGGGCCGCGATCCTGGACGGCGACCACGGCCCGGACGGCGTGGCGCTGGTCAGCGTGATGTGGGCCAACAACGAGGTCGGCACGGTGCAGCCGATCGCCGAGATCGCCGCCGTGGCCCGGGAGTACGGCGTGCCGGTACACACCGACGCGGTGCAGGCCGTCGGCTCGCTGCCGGTGAGCTTCGCGGCGTCCGGGGTGGACGCGATGACCGTGAGCGGGCACAAACTCGGTGGCCCGGTCGGGGTCGGGGCGCTGCTGGCCCGGCGCGGGTTGCAGCTGACGCCGGTGCTGCACGGTGGCGGGCAGGAGCGTCAGATCCGTTCCGGCACACTGGATGCCGCGGCGATCACGGGAATGGCGACCGCGGCCCGACTGTCGGCCGAGAGCCTGGCGGACGGCGAGGCGTTGCGCCTGGCCCGGTTGCGCGACGGGCTGGTCGAGGCGGTGCTGGCCGAGGTGCCGGACGCCGTGTTGCGCGGAGCGCCGATCGAGCCGACGGCCGAGGGCGGGTACGGGCGGTTGCCCGGCAACGCCCACTTCACCTTCGCCGGGTGTGAGGGTGACTCGCTGCTCTACCTGCTCGACGCCCGGGGTGTGGAGTGTTCGACCGGGTCGGCGTGCCAGGCCGGGGTGCCCCAACCCAGCCACGTGCTGCTGGCCATGGGCGTGCCGTCGGTGCAGAGCCGCGGGGCGTTGCGGTTCACCCTGGGCTGGAACTCCACCGAGGACGACGTGGCGGCTCTGGTCGGGGCCATCGGTCCGGCGGTGGCGCGGGCGCGGCGAGCGGGACTGACCGGCGTGGTGGGCAACGGAGCCACCGGAGCCAGCGGTGCCAGCGGAGCCAACGGAGCCACCGCGCTCAACGGAGCCCAGGGTGCGCCGGGGGTCCCGGGCGCGTCGGGCGCGTCGACTGTGCACGAGGCGAGCTAG
- the mnmA gene encoding tRNA 2-thiouridine(34) synthase MnmA — MSGGVDSAVAAARVLEAGHEVVGVHLALSRKPATERTSARGCCTIEDAGDARRVADRLDIPFYVWDMAERFAQEVIEDFVAEYEAGRTPNPCLRCNEKIKFSALLDKALALGFDAVATGHYARLVEADGGVQLHRAVDSAKDQSYVLAVLTPGQLAHALFPLGDSTKPEIRAEAAARGLRVADKPDSHDICFIPDGDTAGFLADRLGRRPGEIVDADGTTVGHHEGSYAFTVGQRRGLALGEPAPGGRRRYVVAIEPLSNTVRVGTAEALDVGEIAGERATWCGTAPSVGARVGVQVRAHGEEVPAEVVDVAPDDDGAPSRVRVRLAAAVRGIAPGQALVLYEGTQVIGSATITSARS, encoded by the coding sequence ATGAGCGGCGGGGTGGACTCGGCCGTTGCGGCGGCTCGGGTGCTCGAGGCGGGGCACGAGGTCGTCGGGGTGCACCTGGCCCTGTCGCGCAAGCCCGCCACCGAGCGCACCTCCGCGCGCGGTTGCTGCACCATCGAGGACGCCGGTGATGCCCGCCGGGTGGCCGACCGGCTCGACATCCCGTTCTACGTCTGGGACATGGCCGAGCGGTTCGCGCAGGAGGTGATCGAGGACTTCGTCGCCGAGTACGAGGCCGGGCGTACCCCCAATCCGTGCCTGCGGTGCAATGAGAAGATCAAGTTCTCGGCGCTGCTCGACAAGGCGCTGGCGCTCGGCTTCGACGCCGTGGCCACCGGCCACTACGCCCGCCTCGTCGAGGCCGACGGTGGGGTGCAGTTGCATCGTGCCGTCGATTCGGCCAAGGACCAGTCCTACGTGCTGGCGGTGCTCACCCCCGGGCAGCTGGCCCACGCCCTGTTCCCGCTGGGGGACTCGACCAAGCCCGAGATCCGGGCCGAGGCTGCGGCCCGGGGGTTGCGGGTGGCGGACAAGCCCGATTCGCACGACATCTGCTTCATCCCGGACGGCGACACCGCGGGCTTCCTGGCCGATCGGCTCGGGCGGCGTCCGGGTGAGATCGTCGACGCCGACGGGACGACGGTGGGTCACCACGAGGGGTCGTACGCCTTCACCGTCGGGCAGCGTCGGGGCCTGGCGCTGGGGGAGCCGGCGCCGGGTGGCCGGCGCCGCTACGTGGTGGCGATCGAACCGTTGAGCAACACCGTCCGGGTGGGCACTGCCGAGGCGCTGGACGTCGGCGAGATCGCGGGGGAGCGGGCCACCTGGTGTGGCACGGCCCCTTCGGTCGGGGCGCGGGTCGGGGTGCAGGTGCGCGCTCACGGCGAGGAGGTGCCCGCCGAGGTGGTCGACGTTGCGCCGGACGACGATGGGGCGCCGTCCCGGGTTCGGGTTCGGCTGGCGGCCGCAGTGCGGGGGATCGCGCCCGGTCAAGCGCTGGTGCTGTACGAGGGGACGCAGGTGATCGGCTCGGCGACGATCACGTCGGCACGCTCCTGA